A stretch of DNA from Synechococcus sp. JA-3-3Ab:
CTCCCCTTGCATCCTCTGCTGCAAAAGCACCTCATCGACAATCGGGGCGCCATCGCGGATTTTTTGCAGGCCGCTCAGCACAATCGGCTCGTTGGCCTTCAGCCCCTCCAGCACCTCGTAGCTGTTGCCGTAGAGGGATCCCAGCCGCACCGGCCTTTGCACCGCCACCGCCCCGGGGGGCTTGCCCTCCTCAGGTGGCTCTGTCGTCTGCACCGTGTAGACAAAGGTTTGGGCGCCCAGACGGGCTACCGCCGTTGCCGGCACCAGCAAAGCTGGCCGCTCCTCCCAGATGACCCGAATCCGCACAAACTGGGCCGAGCGCAACTGGCCGGCAGGGTTCTCCAGAAGAGCCTTGGCCAGCACCGATTGCGTGGCGGCGTTGGCTTCGGGAGCAATGAAAGAGATTTGGCTGCTGCCGATCACCTCGCCGCGGCTATCCAGGATCTGCACCGGCGTGCCAATGCGCAGCTGGGGGGCCCGCTGCAACGGGATGTTGAGGTTCAGCTCCAGCGCCTGGGTTTGGGTCAAGGTGGTCAAAACCGTCTGAGGCGTCACGTAGTCTCCCTGCCTCACCAAAACATCCCCCACAATGCCCGCAAAGGGAGCCGTGACCTGGAAAAACTGCAATTGCACCTGCTGCCGCTCCGCCTCGGCCCGGGCCCGCTCCACCTCCCGCTCTGCCCGCACAATGGCCGCCTCTTGGGCCCGGATCTGCTCCTGTTGCGCCGCCAAGGCCGCCTCCGCCTGGCGCAGATCGCGGCTGGACTGATCCACTTGCGCCTGGCTGATGGCCCCCTCGGCCAAGAGGCGCAGGTTGCGCTGGTGTTGATCCCGGGCGAACTCCGCCGCTGCCTCCAGCCGCAGGCGATCCGCCCGCAATTGGCTGAGCACGGCTCGGCTGCTCTCCAGGTTGGCCTGAGCCGCCGCGATCCCGGCCGCTTGGCCGGCCACCGCCGCCTGTTGTTGCCGGCTGTCGATGGCAAACAGAGGCGCCCCGGCAGAAACCTGGGATCCCAGCCGCACGAACACCTGGGTCACCTGGCCGCTCACCTGGGGCCGAATACTGGCCACCTGCTGGGATCCGAGGCTGGTGATGAACTCCGACGTCTCCTGAATGAGCCGTTCTTCCACGGCGCCGATGGCCACCGGTGTCGGCTGGCCTTCTCCACTCTCCATGCCGCGAGGGGGCCCGCCGGGCCGACAGGCAGCCAGGAGCAAAGAAAAACCCAACAGCGGCAGAACTGTTCGCAATCGCATCCTCAACC
This window harbors:
- a CDS encoding efflux RND transporter periplasmic adaptor subunit, which translates into the protein MRLRTVLPLLGFSLLLAACRPGGPPRGMESGEGQPTPVAIGAVEERLIQETSEFITSLGSQQVASIRPQVSGQVTQVFVRLGSQVSAGAPLFAIDSRQQQAAVAGQAAGIAAAQANLESSRAVLSQLRADRLRLEAAAEFARDQHQRNLRLLAEGAISQAQVDQSSRDLRQAEAALAAQQEQIRAQEAAIVRAEREVERARAEAERQQVQLQFFQVTAPFAGIVGDVLVRQGDYVTPQTVLTTLTQTQALELNLNIPLQRAPQLRIGTPVQILDSRGEVIGSSQISFIAPEANAATQSVLAKALLENPAGQLRSAQFVRIRVIWEERPALLVPATAVARLGAQTFVYTVQTTEPPEEGKPPGAVAVQRPVRLGSLYGNSYEVLEGLKANEPIVLSGLQKIRDGAPIVDEVLLQQRMQGEGRPPGSPP